A single window of Helicobacter macacae MIT 99-5501 DNA harbors:
- a CDS encoding glycosyltransferase family protein: MSKKRQSTMSPTMPSKLTLGFLHHYGLGDNLMLLKSLYLAKRAYNCNLIIFGNALFKQILSYVDFLDSTDLVVDISHLREESLLIVARHKCDYFILTNPKAHYIRLLSKLDTPIITPLKFPSLFCDKAKCPPLTFFPLYRKLRADNAICALVRLIDKRAFDSFVANSIDRAQNLADLASNDLAGTDFANSDLASASWQMFNLAHPNPCALAGGGGQHYKQKSSYISYANFEHKMEQLDTIIKDDIKLKVPNPKIAQSFLSERVENYIKDLQNKTCKTPIDSSPACKRDSKMDFTKIDFTKSSANSTLANLSTTNITTANHTPINTTCTNIPHITHNLPHPFIICINPFSNAATHTLPLEAFLELISKVLALPNVCVLIITFPSVHNEFVAKVHSHSELQAQKSKLFIYRNDNTLSNLIALLGFQSLLISPSTGTIHLASNLGIKTIGLYSRKDTIRWATHDKIYTIIPKEKSLLTQKHCAKIIDKTLSQIQSLIDSNALKPF, encoded by the coding sequence CGCCCACTATGCCCTCTAAGCTGACTCTAGGCTTTTTGCACCACTACGGACTTGGGGATAATCTAATGCTACTAAAATCCCTCTACCTTGCCAAAAGGGCTTATAATTGCAATCTTATCATCTTTGGCAATGCTCTATTTAAGCAAATCCTAAGCTATGTGGATTTTTTAGATAGCACAGATTTGGTGGTGGATATTTCGCATTTGCGTGAGGAGTCTTTGCTCATAGTTGCTAGGCATAAGTGCGATTATTTTATCCTCACAAACCCTAAAGCGCACTATATTAGGCTTTTATCCAAACTTGACACACCTATCATTACACCGCTTAAATTCCCCTCACTTTTTTGCGACAAAGCAAAATGTCCGCCACTTACATTTTTCCCACTATATCGCAAACTACGCGCAGACAATGCTATTTGTGCGCTTGTTAGGCTTATAGACAAGAGGGCATTTGATAGCTTTGTTGCTAATTCTATTGATAGAGCGCAGAATCTAGCAGATTTGGCAAGTAATGATTTAGCGGGCACAGATTTTGCAAATAGCGATTTAGCAAGTGCTAGTTGGCAAATGTTTAACTTAGCACACCCAAATCCTTGTGCTCTAGCGGGGGGGGGGGGGCAACACTATAAGCAAAAATCTAGCTACATATCTTATGCAAATTTTGAGCACAAAATGGAGCAGCTAGATACTATCATAAAAGATGATATAAAACTAAAAGTGCCAAATCCAAAAATCGCACAATCTTTTTTGAGCGAGCGCGTGGAAAACTACATAAAAGACTTGCAAAACAAGACTTGCAAAACTCCCATAGATTCTAGCCCTGCTTGCAAAAGGGATTCTAAAATGGATTTTACAAAAATAGATTTTACAAAATCTAGCGCAAACTCCACTCTAGCAAATCTATCCACTACAAATATTACCACCGCAAATCATACACCTATAAACACCACTTGCACAAATATCCCACATATTACCCACAACCTACCACACCCCTTTATCATCTGCATAAATCCATTTAGCAATGCTGCCACGCACACTTTGCCTTTGGAAGCGTTTTTGGAGCTTATATCTAAGGTTTTAGCACTGCCAAATGTCTGCGTGCTTATCATCACTTTTCCTAGCGTGCATAATGAGTTTGTAGCCAAAGTGCATAGCCATAGCGAACTACAAGCACAAAAATCCAAACTCTTTATTTACAGGAATGACAACACACTATCAAACCTAATCGCACTTTTAGGCTTCCAAAGCCTGCTTATAAGCCCAAGCACAGGCACTATCCACCTAGCCTCAAATCTAGGGATAAAAACCATAGGGCTATACTCACGCAAAGACACGATTAGGTGGGCTACACACGATAAAATTTACACCATAATCCCCAAAGAAAAATCCCTCCTCACACAAAAACACTGCGCCAAAATAATTGACAAAACCCTAAGCCAAATCCAAAGCCTTATAGATTCTAATGCACTAAAGCCTTTTTAA
- a CDS encoding histidine kinase dimerization/phospho-acceptor domain-containing protein, with the protein MKALSSIYFKIFFLFLSAIIVAIALAYEIDKSFHNSEISRSKIEIFYLINSMTPNIVMEDFATAKVLAEQFGFYELNSLPNGYSTLYQSTNDMVRSMIFSTKEMLGFELEYEEYHTIVSRPISYGVVMGNDFLFFCVVFVGILALLGIVVLRLLRPLRKLKKSLKSFNAEISSNAFVANAQKDEISALIAMLNEMSEQIVRMLKSRELILKSLGHELKTPLTKMRLFIEVSQKEYPYMQKLLPHISGLRGLIDNILELERLSSGKIQLQSSRFFAETLVFETLKNFNEEEEKIRLEMIENFPIQGDLELLARALRNLIENALKYNESPYIKIIIGDELCAQSATLAQNQETKNDKTTNKLVGWGNMNYTLGLELESLQDSIASPALKNALKSTLNLPKCISVVSKSPPLTHPLHHYTEPFVRDDVHNALPGHGLGLSIVSDILALHGYCLQYSYHNQRHYFSMVIA; encoded by the coding sequence ATGAAAGCCCTCTCAAGCATTTATTTTAAGATTTTCTTTCTTTTTTTGAGTGCGATAATCGTAGCAATAGCACTTGCTTATGAGATAGACAAAAGCTTTCACAATAGCGAAATCTCTCGCTCAAAAATAGAAATATTCTACCTTATCAACTCTATGACGCCAAATATCGTTATGGAGGATTTCGCCACTGCCAAAGTGCTAGCAGAGCAGTTTGGATTCTATGAGCTAAATAGCCTGCCAAATGGATATTCTACGCTATATCAAAGCACAAATGATATGGTGCGCTCTATGATTTTTAGCACCAAAGAAATGCTTGGGTTTGAGCTAGAATACGAGGAATATCATACCATTGTCTCTCGTCCTATATCTTATGGTGTGGTTATGGGTAATGATTTTTTGTTTTTTTGCGTGGTTTTTGTGGGGATTTTGGCTTTGCTTGGGATAGTGGTTTTACGCTTGCTACGGCCACTTCGCAAGCTAAAAAAATCGCTAAAATCATTTAATGCAGAAATATCTAGCAATGCGTTTGTAGCAAATGCACAAAAAGATGAGATAAGTGCGCTTATTGCTATGCTTAATGAGATGAGTGAGCAAATCGTGCGTATGCTAAAGTCGCGTGAGCTTATCCTAAAAAGTCTAGGACACGAGCTAAAAACGCCACTAACCAAAATGAGGCTATTTATCGAAGTGTCTCAAAAAGAATATCCATATATGCAAAAGCTACTACCACACATAAGTGGGCTAAGAGGGCTTATAGATAATATATTGGAGCTAGAGCGACTAAGTAGTGGCAAAATACAGCTACAATCAAGCAGATTTTTTGCTGAAACGCTTGTATTTGAAACGCTAAAAAACTTCAATGAGGAAGAAGAAAAAATACGCCTAGAGATGATAGAAAATTTCCCTATACAAGGCGATTTGGAGCTACTTGCAAGGGCATTGCGCAATCTTATCGAAAACGCACTTAAATACAATGAATCCCCATACATAAAAATCATCATCGGCGATGAGCTATGCGCTCAAAGCGCGACATTAGCCCAAAATCAAGAAACAAAAAATGACAAAACAACAAACAAGCTAGTGGGCTGGGGTAATATGAACTATACTCTTGGACTAGAGCTAGAGTCGCTGCAGGATTCTATCGCTTCTCCCGCACTAAAAAACGCCCTCAAAAGCACACTAAATCTGCCCAAATGTATCTCTGTGGTAAGCAAATCTCCTCCGCTAACACACCCACTGCATCACTACACCGAGCCATTTGTCCGAGATGATGTCCACAACGCTTTGCCCGGACACGGGCTTGGACTATCAATCGTTAGCGATATTTTGGCATTGCACGGATATTGCTTGCAATACAGCTACCACAATCAAAGGCATTATTTTTCTATGGTGATTGCTTAA
- a CDS encoding glycosyltransferase, producing MNNAGKISVCIIVKNAQKTLAECLESVRDFDEIILLDNGSTDKTLQIAQEFNATYKNLRAKQSEFIGFGALKNLCVSYAKNEWILSLDSDEVLELDALNEINALDLEPNQIYALPRKNLYNGEWIKACGWYPDFVWRIFNKNFTRFNDNAVHESVMIPPTAQKIHLKGAIKHYAFANIDSIIAKMNRYTSQSAQEKLKNGRKTSFFSAFARLHFVFFKDYFLRKGFLYGYKGFIVALLNALGAFFRYAKLYELSKDKKEPKVIAFDRRLGVGDIISSIPAFYITKQLYPQATFILITNKIGASLCRNFDFIDKFIIEGVDFEIKDFAKVVDENEVEVLLLGHRSSANIKLAKQSKCPKIITWRHLHSIFSQRFIHPKHIKRSQRLEILRCLDLVRMIDAPKYDKNIDKFELKSLPIQIQTDRKNKIFVDEFLSDAKKYEKIIAISPFGISSAKYNLAIDDWISLVKNLAKKFDKALFVFMNFRGSGYDFKPFMEENIKVFVNNDDLLNLVELTSRVNLCISLATGNIHIADNLGIDTLGFFAYTDEFLFPCGNYGGNFEVLYLPKDWEKDYEYYKNSFYQKAQKCVEKTLLGHKNKKEK from the coding sequence ATGAATAATGCTGGCAAAATCTCTGTATGTATCATTGTAAAAAACGCGCAAAAAACGCTAGCAGAGTGTCTTGAATCTGTGAGAGATTTTGATGAAATTATTTTGCTTGACAATGGTAGCACGGATAAAACCTTGCAAATCGCGCAAGAATTTAATGCGACTTATAAAAATTTGCGTGCGAAACAAAGCGAGTTCATCGGCTTTGGTGCGCTGAAAAACTTGTGCGTGAGCTATGCAAAAAATGAGTGGATTTTATCGCTTGATAGCGATGAAGTGCTTGAATTAGACGCATTAAACGAGATAAATGCACTTGATTTAGAGCCAAATCAAATCTACGCCCTGCCACGCAAAAATCTCTACAATGGCGAGTGGATAAAGGCGTGTGGGTGGTATCCCGACTTTGTGTGGCGCATTTTTAACAAAAATTTCACGCGCTTTAATGATAATGCAGTGCACGAAAGCGTGATGATTCCGCCGACAGCGCAAAAGATTCACCTAAAAGGCGCGATAAAGCATTATGCTTTTGCAAATATTGATAGCATCATTGCTAAAATGAATCGCTACACAAGCCAATCAGCACAAGAAAAGTTAAAAAACGGCAGAAAAACGAGCTTTTTTTCAGCATTTGCGCGATTGCATTTTGTGTTTTTCAAAGATTACTTTTTGCGAAAAGGGTTTTTATACGGATATAAAGGTTTCATAGTAGCCTTGCTAAACGCGCTTGGTGCGTTTTTTCGCTATGCGAAGCTATATGAGCTAAGCAAGGATAAAAAAGAGCCTAAAGTGATTGCATTTGATAGGAGGCTTGGTGTGGGGGATATTATTTCAAGCATTCCAGCCTTTTATATTACAAAACAGCTTTATCCACAAGCGACATTTATCCTAATCACTAACAAAATCGGTGCAAGTTTATGTCGCAATTTTGATTTTATAGACAAATTCATCATTGAGGGAGTGGATTTTGAGATAAAAGATTTTGCCAAAGTTGTCGATGAAAATGAGGTTGAAGTCTTGCTTCTAGGACATAGAAGTAGTGCAAATATAAAACTTGCCAAACAAAGCAAATGCCCTAAAATCATCACTTGGAGGCATTTACATTCTATATTTTCCCAACGCTTTATACACCCAAAGCATATCAAAAGAAGCCAAAGGCTTGAGATTTTGCGATGTTTGGATTTGGTAAGAATGATAGATGCTCCAAAGTATGATAAAAATATAGACAAATTTGAACTAAAAAGCTTACCTATACAAATCCAAACTGATAGAAAAAATAAGATTTTTGTAGATGAATTTTTGAGTGATGCTAAAAAATACGAAAAAATCATCGCCATAAGTCCTTTTGGCATATCTAGCGCAAAATATAACCTTGCAATAGATGATTGGATAAGTCTTGTTAAAAATCTAGCAAAAAAATTTGATAAAGCCCTGTTTGTCTTTATGAACTTTCGTGGTAGTGGTTATGATTTTAAGCCATTTATGGAGGAAAATATAAAAGTATTTGTAAATAACGATGACTTACTAAATCTAGTAGAACTAACAAGCAGGGTAAATCTCTGCATAAGTCTAGCTACAGGCAATATCCATATAGCTGATAACTTAGGGATTGATACTTTGGGATTTTTTGCTTATACAGATGAGTTTTTGTTTCCTTGTGGGAATTATGGTGGGAATTTTGAAGTGCTATACCTACCAAAAGATTGGGAAAAAGACTATGAATATTACAAAAATTCTTTTTATCAAAAAGCTCAAAAATGTGTAGAAAAAACACTTTTAGGACATAAAAACAAAAAGGAAAAATGA
- the flgH gene encoding flagellar basal body L-ring protein FlgH produces MRAQIKGSAKPHPKSTKPSQIHTAKSTKPQVFIAFIPAFLGLLGLCGLLSLCVAFDPQIDFNPPDYVEEMPSKEFLPAPTQAGSLFGQGERPLFADRRAMRPNDLITINIDENSTASLSSSKNYTSTSNGATNAPILNYNGTDEDIAKDTQELNNTTNYSLQKTTDNSTFNGSGAQSRNDALKFSITARILKVLENGNYFVYGHNEVLIDGEKRLVTISGVIRPYDIQRDNTISSKYISDSKISYLSVGSIGQTNHKKAGSKAVENEFPF; encoded by the coding sequence ATGAGAGCGCAAATCAAAGGAAGTGCCAAGCCACACCCAAAATCCACTAAGCCAAGTCAAATCCACACAGCAAAATCTACAAAACCTCAAGTATTTATCGCTTTTATCCCCGCTTTTTTGGGGCTTTTGGGATTGTGTGGGCTACTAAGTCTATGTGTGGCGTTTGACCCGCAGATAGATTTCAATCCCCCTGATTATGTCGAGGAAATGCCAAGCAAAGAGTTTTTGCCCGCACCCACGCAAGCAGGTAGTCTTTTTGGGCAAGGAGAGCGACCGCTATTTGCCGATAGACGCGCTATGCGACCAAATGACTTAATCACCATAAACATAGATGAAAACTCCACCGCCTCCCTCTCTAGCTCCAAAAACTACACCTCCACGAGCAATGGAGCGACAAACGCACCAATCCTAAACTACAACGGCACAGATGAGGACATCGCCAAAGACACCCAAGAGCTAAACAACACAACAAACTATTCCTTGCAAAAAACCACTGATAATTCGACATTTAACGGTAGCGGTGCGCAAAGTCGCAATGACGCACTGAAATTTTCTATCACAGCTAGAATCCTAAAAGTCCTAGAAAATGGCAACTACTTCGTTTATGGGCACAACGAAGTGCTAATAGATGGTGAAAAACGGCTTGTTACCATAAGTGGCGTAATCCGCCCCTATGACATACAAAGAGACAACACTATCTCATCAAAGTATATCTCTGACTCCAAAATCTCCTACTTAAGCGTAGGCTCTATCGGGCAGACAAACCACAAAAAAGCTGGCTCAAAAGCTGTGGAAAATGAATTTCCTTTTTAG
- a CDS encoding cytidylyltransferase domain-containing protein, producing the protein MDLQADSQTESKKDSKKESKTESKTDSKKDCATHQTSRQKSFLSATPLFSTVVVSTDDKQIAKIAQKYGAAVPFLRPSNLADDTTATLPVIAHALHCLRSLGVSIKDDTPICVLYPTAPLIDSSDILRSFEVFLRSKCEYVFFANELPKNPLRGFTLESTQNLKHKYTSKSSAKSSAKTYSVDFADSSTLCGTPQMLFSHYENVRSQDLPPVYVDAGVLYWGRASSFLAQKPIFSSHSRAIALEPSRSQDIDTMSDWQLAKRKFLAKNSTTHKNKKPKK; encoded by the coding sequence ATGGATTTACAAGCAGATTCCCAAACAGAATCCAAAAAGGATTCCAAAAAAGAATCCAAAACAGAATCAAAGACAGATTCAAAAAAAGATTGTGCCACACACCAAACCTCACGCCAAAAATCCTTTCTTTCTGCTACGCCACTTTTTTCTACCGTAGTGGTTAGCACCGATGACAAGCAAATCGCAAAAATCGCTCAAAAATACGGCGCAGCTGTGCCTTTCCTCCGTCCTAGCAATCTAGCAGATGATACCACTGCGACACTCCCTGTGATAGCTCACGCGCTTCATTGCCTGCGCTCTTTAGGCGTAAGCATAAAAGATGATACACCTATATGTGTGCTATATCCCACCGCGCCACTTATCGATTCTAGCGATATTTTGCGTAGTTTTGAGGTGTTTTTGCGCTCTAAATGTGAATATGTGTTTTTTGCAAATGAGTTGCCAAAAAACCCATTGCGTGGCTTCACGCTAGAATCCACACAAAATCTTAAGCACAAATACACTTCAAAATCTAGTGCGAAATCTAGCGCGAAAACTTATAGCGTGGATTTTGCCGATTCTAGCACGCTTTGTGGCACACCACAAATGCTTTTTAGCCACTACGAAAATGTGCGCTCCCAAGACTTACCACCTGTTTATGTCGATGCTGGCGTGCTTTATTGGGGTAGGGCTAGCTCGTTTTTGGCGCAAAAGCCGATATTTTCTAGCCACTCACGCGCTATCGCACTAGAGCCCTCCCGCTCCCAAGACATAGACACGATGAGCGATTGGCAGCTAGCAAAAAGAAAATTTCTAGCCAAAAACTCCACAACGCATAAAAATAAAAAGCCTAAAAAATGA
- a CDS encoding peptidylprolyl isomerase — translation MAKQTNANSAKVATKVASVAVALGLSLANLAVAKVLATVDGVQITEADFDEIKAQNPSFEFSKLTKEQKQELVNQAVNNVLIAKEAQKSSLDKSAEFTQAYNKITKRIKDNLLVNIWAQKEWQNIASKVTVSDQEAKAFFDGNSAQFSKPNVHARHIIVKTESEAKKVIDELNKTPKNKVEQKFIEIANKQTIDPGNKQAQNGGDLGNFSKDQMVKPFSDAAFAMSAGNYSKSPVKTDFGYHIIYVIDKADKYDFEKIKEAIKQMITEQKVSEEMQKKVDSLRAKAKVQLSL, via the coding sequence ATGGCAAAACAAACAAACGCAAATAGCGCAAAAGTAGCGACAAAAGTCGCAAGTGTAGCAGTAGCACTAGGGCTAAGCCTAGCAAATCTAGCAGTAGCAAAAGTGCTTGCCACAGTCGATGGGGTGCAGATTACAGAAGCGGATTTTGATGAGATAAAAGCACAAAATCCCTCATTTGAGTTTAGCAAACTTACCAAAGAACAAAAACAAGAGCTTGTAAATCAAGCGGTAAATAATGTCCTAATCGCCAAAGAAGCGCAAAAAAGTAGCCTTGATAAAAGTGCGGAATTTACCCAAGCCTACAACAAAATCACAAAGCGTATAAAAGACAATCTTTTGGTAAATATATGGGCACAAAAAGAGTGGCAAAATATCGCTAGCAAAGTAACAGTAAGCGACCAAGAAGCAAAGGCGTTTTTTGATGGCAATAGCGCGCAGTTCTCCAAGCCAAATGTCCACGCACGACATATCATCGTAAAAACAGAATCCGAAGCAAAAAAAGTCATTGATGAGCTAAACAAAACTCCTAAGAACAAGGTAGAGCAAAAGTTTATCGAAATAGCAAATAAGCAAACTATCGACCCGGGCAACAAGCAAGCTCAAAACGGCGGGGATTTAGGCAACTTTAGCAAAGACCAAATGGTAAAGCCATTTTCTGATGCGGCGTTTGCTATGAGTGCTGGCAACTACTCCAAAAGCCCTGTAAAGACAGACTTTGGCTATCATATCATCTATGTCATTGACAAGGCAGATAAATATGACTTTGAGAAAATCAAAGAGGCTATAAAGCAAATGATAACCGAGCAAAAGGTAAGTGAAGAAATGCAAAAAAAGGTTGATTCACTTCGTGCTAAGGCAAAAGTGCAACTATCTCTTTAA
- a CDS encoding DMT family transporter: MYYLIALCMGIAIATQAPINASLARSLQGSSLQLASLVAALISFGIGTICLGFMAYFSGALGLDTIKSLFSQSWWKFLGGVLGAFFVFGTILLAPKIGLLNMFLLALAGQLLTSAVLDSMGAFGLGIKPISWQKILGLGIILIGLLVFFSKELQKN, encoded by the coding sequence ATGTATTATCTCATCGCTTTGTGTATGGGGATAGCTATCGCTACCCAAGCCCCTATAAATGCCTCTTTGGCTCGCTCTTTGCAAGGCTCATCACTTCAGCTTGCTTCGCTTGTAGCTGCGCTCATATCATTTGGTATAGGCACGATTTGTTTAGGCTTTATGGCGTATTTTAGTGGTGCTTTGGGACTAGATACGATTAAATCGCTTTTTTCTCAATCGTGGTGGAAGTTTTTGGGTGGCGTGCTAGGCGCGTTTTTTGTGTTTGGGACGATACTGCTCGCACCCAAAATAGGGCTACTAAATATGTTTTTGCTAGCACTAGCTGGACAGCTTCTCACAAGCGCAGTGCTAGACTCTATGGGGGCTTTTGGACTAGGGATAAAGCCTATCTCGTGGCAAAAGATTTTGGGACTAGGCATAATACTAATAGGACTTTTGGTATTTTTCTCCAAAGAACTACAAAAAAACTAG
- a CDS encoding DMT family transporter: MLKVIKHNLGVYFMVLACLDFALVGACAKILSDELPSIEIMFFRNIIGVAFMLYLLSKVKIHKEGGHFWLLFFRGLTGAISLYLFFYNVSSISLSGAFAFQKTSPIFITLIALFVFGERVGLKGWIGIFIAFGGVLLVSQPWAHPDMHTGFDFKNSIIGIISGFFAALALVSVRKLRGFYATEQVAFSFIFMGALLPLISMIVAEFYAPKELDFMLAPFVMPSLKSWIFIIIMGAIGTIYQIHTTKSYGVAKKAGIVAGVSYLDVVFSFILGLFLGDSFPSAMVFIGIVGIILGGLILVYRKD; this comes from the coding sequence ATGCTAAAAGTCATCAAACATAATTTGGGTGTGTATTTTATGGTGCTTGCTTGCTTAGATTTCGCGCTTGTGGGGGCGTGTGCCAAGATTTTGAGTGATGAGCTACCAAGCATTGAGATTATGTTTTTTCGCAATATCATCGGTGTGGCGTTTATGCTCTACTTGCTTAGCAAAGTCAAAATCCACAAAGAGGGTGGGCATTTTTGGCTATTATTTTTTCGTGGGCTTACGGGGGCTATTTCGCTGTATTTGTTTTTTTATAATGTCTCTAGTATTTCGCTTAGCGGGGCGTTTGCTTTCCAAAAAACTTCGCCGATTTTTATCACACTGATTGCGCTTTTTGTATTTGGTGAGAGAGTGGGGCTAAAGGGCTGGATAGGGATTTTTATCGCTTTTGGTGGTGTGCTACTTGTCTCGCAGCCTTGGGCGCACCCTGATATGCACACAGGCTTTGATTTTAAAAACTCCATTATAGGCATTATAAGCGGATTTTTTGCAGCACTAGCACTTGTGAGCGTGCGCAAGCTAAGGGGATTTTATGCTACCGAGCAAGTGGCGTTTTCATTTATTTTTATGGGGGCTTTGCTACCACTTATTTCGATGATTGTTGCAGAATTTTACGCACCAAAGGAGCTAGATTTTATGCTTGCACCATTTGTGATGCCTAGCCTAAAATCGTGGATTTTTATCATCATTATGGGAGCTATCGGCACGATTTATCAAATCCACACTACCAAAAGCTACGGTGTGGCAAAAAAAGCTGGCATTGTAGCTGGGGTAAGCTATCTTGATGTGGTGTTTTCGTTTATATTGGGGTTGTTTCTAGGGGATAGCTTTCCTAGTGCTATGGTGTTTATCGGTATCGTTGGAATCATACTAGGTGGGCTTATCTTGGTGTATAGAAAAGATTAG
- a CDS encoding DMT family transporter — translation MKKTIKHNLAVYFMVLACLDFALVGACAKILSTEGLPSIEVVFFRNLIAAFYLYYLFKKSTLKQKEGGHFGILIFRGVAGVLSLYLLFYNIEHITLGGAYSFQKTAPIFTTLIAFFVFKESIGFRGWIAVGVGFVGVLLIAQPFASEDFHTGFEAKNCLLGVLCGFLSAISVVSARKLRHYYTTEKIALSFMVVGTLVPLLSMIVGGFYAPKELDFVICGFVLPSAKSVLFIVVMGILGAVYQIHLTKSYGVAKKAGIVAGVSYLDVVFSLILGLFLGDSFPSAMVFAGIVSIIGGGIILVLSKT, via the coding sequence ATCAAAAAAACGATTAAGCACAATTTGGCTGTGTATTTTATGGTGCTTGCTTGCTTGGATTTCGCGCTTGTGGGGGCGTGTGCCAAGATTTTGAGCACTGAGGGGTTGCCAAGTATTGAGGTGGTGTTTTTTAGAAATCTTATCGCTGCTTTTTATCTCTACTATCTTTTCAAAAAATCCACACTTAAACAAAAAGAGGGTGGGCATTTTGGGATTTTGATATTTCGAGGTGTAGCAGGTGTGCTTTCCCTCTATCTTTTGTTTTATAATATTGAGCATATCACGCTTGGTGGGGCATACTCTTTCCAAAAAACTGCACCGATTTTTACCACACTTATTGCATTTTTTGTATTCAAAGAAAGTATAGGATTTAGGGGGTGGATAGCCGTTGGTGTAGGGTTTGTAGGAGTGCTACTTATTGCGCAACCATTTGCTAGCGAGGATTTTCACACAGGTTTTGAGGCAAAAAACTGCCTTTTAGGCGTGCTGTGTGGATTTTTGTCTGCCATATCTGTGGTAAGTGCCCGCAAACTGCGACACTACTACACCACCGAAAAAATCGCGCTATCTTTTATGGTTGTTGGCACACTTGTGCCATTGCTTTCAATGATTGTTGGTGGATTTTACGCACCAAAGGAGCTAGATTTTGTGATTTGTGGCTTTGTCCTGCCAAGTGCAAAATCTGTGCTTTTTATCGTAGTTATGGGGATTTTGGGTGCGGTATATCAAATCCACCTTACCAAAAGCTACGGTGTAGCAAAAAAGGCTGGCATTGTCGCGGGGGTAAGCTATCTTGATGTGGTGTTTTCACTGATTTTGGGGCTATTTTTGGGGGATAGTTTTCCTAGTGCTATGGTGTTTGCAGGTATTGTTAGTATCATTGGTGGGGGAATCATCTTGGTGCTTAGCAAAACCTAA